The stretch of DNA tttaaatcgcccgacaatttcaatgctggagtcattttaaaaccagcttctaaagccgtaaaCGCCGAAAacagggacggatttcatgtaggtgacaggtaaaagaaagacgtttatttttatatataaaagtgtttcttaagatgcctttagttcacattttatgttgcgaaacggcgatttagtccccatacgaaccggcatgcCGATATGGGGATATAAATCACCACaatctcaacgttccaaatggtcccgttccagtaaaacccacttgcaagttgatttaaatggccattaatttacaggtattaaacattccttccatttggcctataaacccgtgacaatgagatttaaaaaacatgttttattgtaaattcttgtgtgaatgtcatttggacacttggggtatttaaaaatgttaatctattcttaataaattgatagatgtttagatctagtaattgaattttgtaattagttacaatgaggtaactaactaattatatcctTTCATTTCAagccatctaagtaagattgtttcatatttgtttcagaatgcttccatctataataactgaactaatcacagcttttgtgttcagtcaatggaaaagcaatagggaacaagatgcttatttccgagtatgataatggccataacatttttaatactgaagatatgaaagtgaattaggtgtcaaattaaacttctttttatgttttatcgGATGGGGTAAATTACAGActcgatttttaaaatctcaaaattttgtaacattactACTTCCTTGGTCTTGCTCTCCTGTAATCCGAAACTCTGAAATCTGCTTCAATTCTGGAACTTCCCAGATTACTGCTCTCCTCCACTTCTAGCACCCTGTACATGCCCTATTTTGATTCTCGCAACCATAGGAAGATGCCAAGACCCCAAGCTCAGGAACTCCctcgaccttccttccatcgttaCGATGCTCCCTAGAAACTGCAGCTTTGACAGAGCACACAATAATCTGCTGCCTCATTAACTATCAGACATCATGCAAATTATCTCcactgagtgaatgaatgagataTTTCTATCTAAATCAGTGATGAAGTCCAACTGCAAATCATGTATTTACATATTCATATTTAATAACAAGCATAGTGATATATGGATCATTGAAATCACCGTGCAAACATTTCAGTataagtgaggttatccacttgggcggcaaaaacaagggggcagattattatctcaatggggttaggttaggtaagggggaggtgcagcgagacctgggtgtccttgtacacctgtcattgaaagttggcgtgcaggtacagcaggcagtgaagaaagctaatggaatgttggccttcataacaagaggatttcagtaaaggagtaaagaggttcttctgcagaggTTACTATAGAGctctggtaaggccacatctggagtattgtgtacagttttggtctcctaatttgaggaaggacatccttgtgattgaggcagtgcagcgtaggttcacgagattgatcactgggatggcggggctgtcatatgaggaaagattgaaaaggctatgcttgtattcactggagtttagaaggatgagggaggatcttacagaaacatataaaattataaaaggactggacaagctagatgcaggaacaatgttcccaatgctgggtgagtccagaaccaggggccacagtcttagaataaaggggaagccatttaagactgaggtgagaaaaaacgttttcacccagagagttgggaatgtgtggaattccctgccacagagggcagtggaggccaaatcactggatggatttaagagagagttagatagaggtctaggggctagtggaatcaagggatatggggagaaggcagtcacgggttattgatttggaatgatcagccatgatcacaatgaatggcggtgctggctcgaagggccgaatggcctcctcctgcacctattttctgtgtttctatgcttctaatacAGGATATTGGTTGATATGATTTATTCATGGCCAGCTGGAAACTTAACAAGGCTGCACAGACAGTTGGATGTATCTGACTCAAATCACTGTGAACGACATGTGGCTTAGATCAGTGCCTTGAATCATTATAAACTGTGGGAATAATTTAGAAATATCTGAACCATATCCCTCAATATCAATGTTTAACTTCATCTAGATAGTTAAATATATTTCCTAGAATTTTTATGCTGGTATTAACCTAAACATCTCTTTGTGTGGttgtaaaaatatataatatgtgccagagacccgggttgggtgggagtgtgagagtgtgtgagtaggAGAATCTGTGGGGAGGTGGCGGGGATGcgggaaaaataaaaaaatagtctTATTCAGGATTATTGTAAATGGTTGGCCTAGACTCGGTGCTGGGTGACTCAATGACTTGTGAAGATAACATAGCATTAGGGACCcgaggtcagagagagagagttgaATAAGAAAACTTTGATCACATCACTGCAGTGACACGGTGTTTTgtggaaatgtgggaggaacaATATATGAGATTAATGCAGTGTCATTGTAAATGAGTGGGCTGTGGTTGGCCTAACCCGaaaggcatgtttctgtgctggatgactcaacacattaaaaataaaacttcatCACGAGCCACAGAGAGAGTAAGAGGAATAAGAAAACATAGATTACATCAGTTGCCTTAAGTGACACAGTGCCATGTGGCATTACACCATGTGGCACATCACAGTTATCCTGCTCATTGACATCTGAATCTGACCACTCAATCGCCCGCAGCTGATGACTGAAGGTTGTCAGCATGTTAACAGTGTTTGGCTCCAAATGCAGAATCTTCCCCTctagcaggttaggcagctttAATATGTGGTCAATTACGTCCTGTACAACAATGATCAgagcatccagattcaggaatttCTCACTGCGCCATTCCAGCACTTCCACTTTCCCGAGCAGTTCACTCATACTGAGTGTTCCATGTTTCAGCTGGCAATCTATAGCGAAGAAATATTCCAGTCGCTCTTGCTGCCTGTTCAGTTGATCGTCCACAGCTTGTATTCTTttttcagtctggtgaatctcgtTTCCCATCTTCTCTATGCGTGAGATACAAGATTGCAGATCTGATGAACATTTTGAAactttcttctctcctctccgcACTTCTTCACCAAGCGATCGACAATTGCCCTCTGCCTGAGCTCTGCTGGCTTCACAAACAAGGGCAGATATACCTCCTGTGGGCAGAAATGATTTTACTGAATGAAATATTTAATTTTCATTATTAATTGTTATAACACTCAATGACGAGCTTGCTGTGCTTTGGATTATATACTGATATCTGGCCAGTGGACAAGGCCATTCATGAAAAATGTTGCTCAATAAGCAACAGTTCACCAAATTATGTGACATAGATTTTGCAGCATAGAAATTGGCCCATCAGCCAAACTGTAGGGATAGGAAAGAGCAATCCCTGCCACATCTTCTCTCCGAAATCATCCTCCCTGGAAAGTCTccattccttgtctctgttccctGTCATGTGCCGGGGAGCTGCCAGtagagggaagtgccttgtgagaaaagtgcgagtctttggctcaagagtgttcggcgaggaggctgaggcaaggaggctacacttgttGGAAATTGAGACTTTTGTCTTCTGGGAGAAAGGGGAGtaaccatggagtgcaggagaccccagtGGCTGTGCCAGATGGAAACAGGTACACCCCTTTGGGAGCTGTCGAAGCAGACGACACTTCCAGACCAAGCGGCGGACAGGTCGGTGACTCCATGCCTAGTGATGAGACTCGAATGGCGAGACCAACGTcgggcagagctatagtggtaagcactccattgtccgaggtgcggacagGCAATTCTGTGGCGTCAGGCGAGATGCGAGGATGATCTGTTGCCTCGCTGGTGCCAGGGTGCAAGATATCACAAACCGAATTCAGAAAATCCGCAAGAGGGAAGGTAAACAGTCCACAgaagttgtgcacgtgggcacaagcgacgtcgggaagaagaggaagaaggttcTGCAAAGCGATTTCAGAGAGCGAGGAAGAAAACTGCAAAGCAGGACATCTAGAGtgattatctctggattgcttccggtACCTCGTaatagtgagggcaggaacagcgaAATTGGGGATCTGAATCTGTGGCTGGtgaagggagcaaggatttagcttcATAGactactgggatctcttctgtggAAGGCGTGACCTGtacaagggacgggttacaccttaactggagggggaccgacgttctggcaggcaggtttgctaatgctacacatGTGGGTATTAACTAAATAgtcggggggagggattgacaaattgggagtataaagatggagttaaaggggaagtgagtttaGGAAAAGTGACAAAGGACTCCCGTGTTAGTGGGaatgaaagttcaagaagggataagtgagtaaggtcagggccaatagtgaccggtgtgggaggggaggtgaataccgaagtcaaagtgATGTATATGAAtgggcaaagtataagaaataaagtggatgagcttgaagctcagttagaaattggcaagtatgatgttggtggaattacagagacatggctgcaagaggaccagggctgggaactgaatagtcaaggatatacgtcctatcgaaaagacagacaggtgggcggaGGGGATGGGGTAGTTCCtgagaattggagggtagctaatgtaaccccactttttaaaaagggagagagaaaacggggaattacagaccagttagtctaacatcggtagtggggaaactgctagagtcagttattaaagatgggatagcagcacatttggaaagtggtaaaatcattggacaaagtcagcatggatttatgaagggaaatcatgtctgacgaaccttatagaatttttcaaggatgcaactagtagagtggataagggagaaccagtggatgtgttatatctggactttcagaaggcattcgacaaggttccatataagagattagtatacaagcacacagtattgggggttcagtattgatgtgaatagagaactggctggcagacaggaagcaaagagtaggagtaaacgggtccttttcacaatggcaggcagtgactagtggggtaccgcaaggctcagtgctgggaccccagctatttacaatatatattaatgatttggacgaggaaattgaatgcaacatctccaagtttgcggatgacacgaagctgggggacagcgttagctgtgaggaggatgctaggaggctgcaaggtgacttggataggctaggtgagtgggtaaatgcagtataatgtggataaatgtgaggttatccactttggtggcaaaaacaggaaagtagactcttatctgaatggtggccgattaggaaaaggggagatgcaacgagacctgggtgtcatagtacaccagtcatttaaagtaggcatgcaggtgcagcaggcagtgaagaaagcgaatggtatgttagcattcatagcaaaaggatttgagtataggagcagggaggttctactgcagttgtcagttacaaatcacaactcaaaacacacctgtttaattagcatacccgacataacttccatcatgttcaccctgattttaatgacttaaaatgttttgtgtattttttgttatttttgttttttgtttttaatcaacttgattttaatattgataaatgtattgtgattttatgtcctgtaaggtgtccttgggtgtccagaaaggcgccagcatataaaatgtattattattattattatagttgtacagggtcttggtgtgaccacacctggagtattgcatacagttttggtctcttaatctgaggaaagacattcttgccatagagggagtacagagaaggttcaccagactgattcttgggatgtcaggaagttcatatgaagaaagactgtatagactcggcttatattcgctagaatttagaagattctaAAATGCTAAAaagatttacaaaattcttaagaggttggacaggctaaatgcaggaagattgttcacgatgttggggaagtccagaacaaggggtcacagtttaaggataagggggaaatcttttaggatcgagatgagaaaaacctttttcacacagagagtggtgaatctctggaattctctgccacagaatgtagttgaggccagatcattggctatatttaagagggagttagatgtggcccttgtggctaaagggatcagcgggtatggagagaaggcaggtacaggatactgagttggatgatcagccatgatcatattgaatggcggtgcaggctcgaagggccgaatggcctactcctgcacctattttctatgtttctatgtttctatgtctatgttggtgaggaatgaaattcagtcccttgtgaggggtgacatagaatcaggagatatagtcagtatggatagaactgaggaattgtaagggtaaaaagaccataatgggagttatctacagaccttcttggattcttagagcaccttgtactggagcctaccaggaaggcaattctggatttagtgttgtgtaatgaaccagatttggttagggaactcaaggtaaaggaaccattaggaggttgtgaccataatatgatgttttaatctccaatttgagagggagaagggtaaaacagaggtgtcggtattacagttgaacaaaggggactatggagccatgagggtggtgttggccaaagttgactggaaagatacccaagcagggatgacagtggaacaacaatggcagctaTTCCTGGGAAAAATACAGAAGCTGCAGGatcggttcattccaaagaggaagaaagagtcCAATGGGAGTAAGGACCAACCGTGActgacaagggaaatcaaggacagtataaaaataaaagagaagaaatataacatagcaaagatgagtgggaagccagaggattgggtaacttttaaagagcaacagaagataactaaaaaggcaatacagggagaaacgaTGAGGTAGGAAGGTAagccagccaagaatataaaggaggagagTTAACGCTTATTTAGAtatatgaagagaaaaaaatagttTGGGCAaaagttggacctttgaagacggaaaaaatgtgaatttattatggggaacaaggaaatggcagatgagttgaacaggaactttggatccatcttcactaaggatgacacaaacaatctccctgatgtactagtggccagaggatctagggtgacggaggaactgaaggaaattcacattagttagGGAATGGTATTggttagactgatgggactgaaggctgatcaaTCCCCAGCGTCTGAATGTTCTGCATacaagggtacttaaggaagtggttctagaaatcgtggatgcattggtgaccattttccaatgttctattgattcaggatcagttcctgtggattggagggtagctaatgttatcccactctttaaggaaggcggcagagagaaaagagaaaattatagaccagtttgcctgGCATCGGTgatagggaagatgctggaatcaattataaaagattaaatagcggcacatttggatagcagtagcaggatcggtccaggtcagcatggatttacgaaggggaaatcatgcttgactaatctgctggaattttttgaggatgtaaccaggataatggacaagggagagccagtggatgtaatgtatcaggactttcagaaagcatttgatgaggtcccacatgggagattagtggccaacattagagcacttggtattgggggtagagtgctgacaatgggtagaacattggttggctgacaggaaaaacagggtagggattaacgggtccctttcagaatggcaggcagtgactagtggggtactacaaggctcggtgctgggaccgcaagctatttgaaataaatattaatgatttggacgaagggattaaaagtaacattagcaaatttgcagatgacacaaagctgggtgtcagtgtgaactgagaagaggatgctatgagaatgcagggtgacttgggcagggtggatgagtgggcagatgcatggcagatgcagtttaatgtggataaatgtgaggttatccactttgctggcaaaaacaggaaggaagattattatctaaatggtgtcaagttgggaaaaggggaagtacaacgcggtccttgttcatcagtcactgaatgcaggtactacagcaggcagtgaagaaagcgaatggcatgttggccttcataacaagaggaattgagtataggagcaaagatctcctcctgcagttgtacagagcactggagtgttgtgtgcagttttggtctccaaacttgaggaagtacattcttgttattgaggggtgcagcataggtttacaaggataattcccgggatagcgggactgtcacatgttgatagattggagcggctgggcttgtatactctggaatttagatggatgagaggggatcttattgaaacatatacgattattaagggtttggacatgctagaggcagaaaacatgttccaaatgttggagaagtccagaaccaggagccctagtttaagaataagggataagccatttaaattggagatgaggaaaaactttttcacacagagagttgtgagtgtgtggaattctctgtctcagagggttgtggaggccggttctctggatgctttccagagactgttagatggagctcttatggatagcggttaagggatatggagagaaggccggaacggaatactgattgtggatgatcagccttgatcacattgaatggtggtgctggcacgaaggttcaaatggcctactcctgcaactattttctattgtcCTTCAAGCATGTCAGATGATAAGGAAGATTTGACACAAATGTTTtcaccacagggagaatgtggtgCATGAGACATAACTACAAGATAAGGAACTGGTCGCTTCAAACTGAAGTAAGCAGAGCCTTGAACTACTGAAGAAGAGTCCGAAGATgggacccaacctgaaacgtcatttatCAGTGTGacgattgaggataaatggggatcctgtggatagggtgagctgttttaaatatctgggagtccacatctctgaggatatgacatggacatcacacgccacagcactcgtgagtaaggcaaggcagcacctttaccacctcaggcaattgaggaaattcagagtgtctccgaggatcctccagtgcttctacgcagcggctgtggaaagcatcttgtccggtaatattaccatctggtttgggaattgctctgcccagaacaagaaggctctgcagagagtagtgcgttcagccgaacgcaataTGGGaatttcactcgcccccctgcaggaactatacatcaggaggtgcaactccagagccaataaaatcatgggagaccccttccacccctgcaacggactgttccagctgctacggtcaggcaaacgcctccgttgccatgctgtgagaaaggagaggttgagaaggagtttcttcccagaggccattcggactgtaaatctcaccagggactaactttactgaacgtttttccttccaatatttaatatgtaaaagaatatgtgtgtgtttatgagtgtgtttatagtttgtttctttgtctttttgcacaaagttcaCGAGCATTGccgcttttcatttcactgcacatctcgtatgtgtatgtgacgaataaacttgacttgacttgaacgaagggtcccgacccaaaacatcacatccattttccccagagatgcttcctgaccctctgagttattccagcactttgtgctgttTGAAGTAAGCAGAAATTCTCTCTTACAGCAGCAGGATAAGGCCACGATCCCTCAGGTCTGTCCCTAATCTAATGTAATTGTGGCCAGTCAGTATTGACATCAACTTCGGACACACTTCCTCCAGTACCATGAGCTCTTCATT from Amblyraja radiata isolate CabotCenter1 chromosome 8, sAmbRad1.1.pri, whole genome shotgun sequence encodes:
- the LOC116976507 gene encoding uncharacterized protein LOC116976507 codes for the protein MAVAKCFTEKEAANKIGERLSKQIETVELLASKLTRIGNRAPNKADIDVIQRLVQKAHCEAKEAYGMADGYLREVQSVCENLMEEKGRMQEEMKRKKQELSALQGQLPTIRQEKDKQEHYMHSLTESLRVAEKALERQREHEKSMETGRNVSMWIMLIPIIGTIAGGISALVCEASRAQAEGNCRSLGEEVRRGEKKVSKCSSDLQSCISRIEKMGNEIHQTEKRIQAVDDQLNRQQERLEYFFAIDCQLKHGTLSMSELLGKVEVLEWRSEKFLNLDALIIVVQDVIDHILKLPNLLEGKILHLEPNTVNMLTTFSHQLRAIEWSDSDVNEQDNCDVPHGVMPHGTVSLKATDVIYVFLFLLLSLWLVMKFYF